From a single Silene latifolia isolate original U9 population chromosome 6, ASM4854445v1, whole genome shotgun sequence genomic region:
- the LOC141587496 gene encoding F-box/LRR-repeat/kelch-repeat protein At2g27520-like: MVEGYFDRLPYEILQNIALMLPFNSIIQLRYSSKFWYNLVTHPKFVDLHLSRALEKPAGNLFTRIPKYWPEKNSCYFVEQSGDQLSTSKIFEYLFDCYEHKEYKTFQSSGGEEVQIPRDSKYTRSRFGSFIFGYSPSIKEYKILKVGNIHKKDEDGLYGHLTVAEVCTLGSNIWRELQSVPATLNFCRHTNCQGNPFWMDSDDFLHFFDFVSEKFHVIPGPSKLDPVNWTNEYVKRSLISMGDTVGYVQNNRLWILEDKTKGIWINRYHFSIPPLRDYAELAGTLENGHLFGFVDFKTKVFVDDMGCNGFRIMEIEFDEDGVEEQPRRIEYLTPHVRSFVSPVRIMNMENKFSSHKRKWVLDTLKLDYDATQVELFNRMYEFLHKGQDSKPSQQGHP; this comes from the exons ATGGTTGAAGGGTATTTTGATCGGCTTCCATATGAAATCCTGCAGAACATTGCACTGATGCTACCATTCAACTCAATCATACAACTAAGGTACTCGAGTAAGTTTTGGTACAACCTTGTGACACACCCGAAGTTTGTAGATTTACATTTAAGTCGTGCACTTGAGAAACCAGCTGGCAATCTTTTTACAAGAATTCCCAAATATTGGCCAGAGAAAAACTCATGCTATTTTGTGGAACAATCAGGGGATCAGCTTAGTACCTCTAAGATATTTGAGTACTTATTCGACTGCTATGAACACAAAGAATACAAGACTTTTCAATCAAGTGGAG GAGAGGAAGTTCAAATTCCTCGTGATTCCAAATATACAAGATCTCGCTTTGGAAGTTTCATCTTTGGTTATTCACCATCCATCAAAGAATATAAGATCCTTAAGGTTGGAAACATACACAAGAAGGATGAAGACGGCCTATATGGTCACTTAACCGTGGCTGAGGTTTGCACACTTGGTTCCAACATTTGGAGGGAATTACAAAGTGTTCCTGCCACTTTGAATTTTTGTCGGCATACTAATTGTCAAGGGAATCCGTTTTGGATGGACTCGGACGATTTCTTACATTTCTTTGATTTTGTTTCCGAGAAATTTCATGTTATTCCTGGCCCTTCAAAACTCGATCCTGTTAATTGGACGAATGAATATGTCAAGAGAAGCCTTATAAGCATGGGTGACACGGTAGGATATGTACAAAATAACAGACTATGGATATTGGAAGACAAAACCAAGGGCATATGGATAAACCGGTATCATTTTTCAATCCCGCCATTGCGTGATTATGCTGAGCTTGCCGGTACTTTAGAGAATGGCCATTTATTTGGCTTCGTGGACTTTAAAACCAAAGTATTTGTCGACGATATGGGATGTAATGGCTTCAGGATCATGGAGATAGAGTTTGACGAGGATGGGGTCGAAGAGCAGCCGAGACGCATAGAGTATTTGACACCTCATGTTAGAAGTTTTGTGTCTCCGGTTCGAATCATGAACATGGAAAACAAGTTTAGTAGTCATAAGAGAAAATGGGTATTAGACACATTGAAGTTAGATTATGATGCTACTCAAGTTGAGCTTTTCAACAGAATGTATGAATTCTTGCATAAAGGCCAAGACTCCAAGCCTTCTCAACAAGGCCATCCTTGA
- the LOC141587497 gene encoding putative F-box protein At3g23260, with protein sequence MIEGYFDRLPYEILQNIALMLPFSLIIQLRCLSKFWYNFVTNPKFEDLHLSRAVEKPPGYLFTRNPKYWPVKNSCYFVEQSGDQPSASKIFDYLFDYYEDGEYKTFQSSGGLMCAYSSYSGCFRIFNPHIAEEVQIPRDPKYTRSRFRCFFFGYSPSIKEYKILKVGDLHKKEENEYRHLTVVEVCTLGSDIWRELQSVPTTLYFGQHTECQGNPFWMESDLHFFDFVSEKFHVIPGPSKLDLGHWTDDNEPCVFFKNSLISMGETVGYVYNERLWVLEDKTKGIWINRYDFSILPLFCDYAELTGTLENGHLFGFVDCKTKVFVDDMGCTGFRITDIKFDEDVVEEPSSNIKYMTPHVRSLVSPVRIMKMGNKLNHKEKSVLDTLKLDYVKGPRYITCSSTEDVNAALPDCAFKNL encoded by the coding sequence ATGATTGAAGGGTATTTTGATCGGCTTCCATATGAAATCCTGCAGAACATTGCACTTATGCTACCGTTCAGCTTAATCATACAACTGAGGTGCTTGAGTAAGTTTTGGTACAACTTTGTGACAAATCCGAAGTTTGAAGATTTACATTTAAGTCGTGCAGTTGAGAAACCACCTGGCTATCTTTTTACAAGAAATCCCAAATATTGGCCAGTGAAAAACTCATGCTATTTTGTGGAACAATCAGGGGATCAGCCTAGTGCCTCTAAGATATTTGACTACTTATTCGACTACTATGAAGACGGAGAATACAAGACTTTTCAATCAAGCGGAGGTTTGATGTGTGCCTATTCGAGTTATTCAGGTTGCTTTCGTATTTTCAATCCCCATATAGCTGAGGAAGTTCAAATTCCTCGTGATCCCAAATATACAAGATCGCGCTTTAGATGTTTCTTCTTTGGTTATTCACCGTCCATCAAGGAATATAAGATTCTTAAGGTGGGAGACTTACATAAGAAGGAAGAAAACGAGTATCGTCACTTAACCGTGGTTGAGGTTTGTACACTTGGTTCCGACATTTGGAGGGAATTACAAAGTGTTCCTACCACTTTGTATTTTGGTCAGCATACTGAATGTCAAGGGAATCCGTTCTGGATGGAGTCCGATTTACATTTCTTTGATTTTGTTTCCGAAAAATTTCATGTTATTCCTGGCCCTTCAAAACTCGATCTTGGTCATTGGACGGATGATAATGAACCATGTGTATTTTTCAAGAATAGCCTTATAAGCATGGGTGAGACGGTAGGATATGTATATAATGAAAGATTGTGGGTGTTGGAAGACAAAACCAAGGGCATATGGATAAACAGGTACGATTTTTCAATTCTGCCATTATTTTGCGATTATGCTGAACTTACCGGTACTTTAGAGAATGGCCATTTATTTGGTTTCGTGGACTGTAAAACCAAAGTATTTGTCGACGATATGGGATGTACTGGCTTCAGGATCACAGACATAAAGTTTGATGAAGACGTGGTCGAAGAGCCGTCGAGCAACATAAAGTATATGACACCTCATGTTAGAAGTTTAGTGTCTCCGGTTAGAATCATGAAAATGGGAAACAAGTTAAATCACAAGGAAAAATCGGTATTAGACACATTGAAGTTGGATTATGTGAAGGGACCGCGGTACATTACATGTAGTAGCACGGAAGATGTAAACGCGGCCCTCCCGGACTGTGcatttaaaaacttgtaa
- the LOC141658562 gene encoding putative F-box/kelch-repeat protein At3g17280, protein MVEGYFDRLPYEILQNIALMLRFSSIIQLRCLSKFWYNLLTNPKFVDLHLSRALEKPPGYLFTTLPKLWPPEKNPCYFVEQLEDQLSTSKIFEYSFDCYEREEYETFQSSGGLMCAYSSYSCCFRIFNPDIAEEVQIPRDSKYTRSRFGSFIFGYSPSIKEYKILKVGDIHKKDEDGLYGHLTVAEVCTLGSNIWRELQSVPATLNFCRHTNCQGNPFWMDSDDFLHFFDFVSEKFHVIPGPPSPPKLDNADWTDDNDPCVYFMDSLISMGDTVGYVYNNRLWVLEDKIKGIWINKYDFSIMPLFCDLAEITGTLENGHLFGFVDGETKVFVDDMGCNGFRITDIEVDEDGVEEQPRHIEYMTPHVRSFVSPVRIMNMGNKFSSHKRKWVLDTLKLDCDATEVELFNRMYEFLQEYKKCC, encoded by the coding sequence ATGGTTGAAGGGTATTTTGATCGGCTTCCATATGAAATCCTGCAGAACATTGCACTGATGCTACGGTTCAGCTCAATCATACAACTGAGGTGCTTGAGTAAGTTTTGGTACAACCTTCTGACAAATCCGAAGTTTGTAGATTTACATTTAAGTCGTGCACTTGAGAAACCACCTGGCTATCTTTTTACTACACTTCCGAAATTATGGCCACCAGAGAAAAACCCATGCTATTTTGTGGAACAATTAGAGGATCAGCTTAGTACCTCTAAGATATTTGAGTACTCATTCGACTGCTATGAACGTGAAGAATACGAAACTTTTCAATCAAGTGGAGGTTTGATGTGTGCCTATTCGAGTTATTCATGTTGCTTTCGTATTTTCAATCCTGATATAGCAGAGGAAGTTCAAATTCCTCGTGATTCCAAATATACAAGATCTCGCTTTGGAAGTTTCATCTTTGGTTATTCACCATCCATCAAAGAATATAAGATCCTTAAGGTTGGAGACATACACAAGAAGGATGAAGACGGCCTATATGGTCACTTAACCGTGGCTGAGGTTTGCACACTTGGTTCCAACATTTGGAGGGAATTACAAAGTGTTCCTGCCACTTTGAATTTTTGTCGACATACTAATTGTCAAGGGAATCCGTTTTGGATGGACTCGGACGATTTCTTACATTTCTTTGATTTTGTTTCCGAGAAATTTCATGTTATTCCTGGGCCTCCTAGCCCTCCAAAACTCGATAATGCTGATTGGACGGATGATAATGATCCCTGTGTATATTTCATGGATAGCCTTATAAGCATGGGTGACACAGTAGGATATGTATATAATAACAGACTATGGGTGTTGGAAGATAAAATCAAGGGCATATGGATAAACAAGTACGATTTTTCAATCATGCCATTATTTTGCGATCTTGCTGAGATTACCGGTACCTTAGAGAATGGTCATTTATTTGGCTTCGTGGACGGTGAAACCAAAGTATTTGTCGATGATATGGGATGTAATGGCTTCAGGATCACGGACATAGAGGTTGACGAGGATGGGGTCGAAGAGCAGCCGAGACACATAGAGTATATGACACCTCATGTTAGAAGTTTTGTGTCTCCGGTTAGAATCATGAACATGGGAAACAAGTTTAGTAGTCATAAGAGAAAATGGGTATTAGACACATTGAAGTTAGATTGTGATGCTACTGAAGTTGAGCTTTTCAACAGAATGTATGAATTCTTGCAAGAATATAAAAAATGTTGCTAA